The Vibrio chagasii genome includes a region encoding these proteins:
- a CDS encoding GGDEF domain-containing protein, producing the protein MKWIHKIVIFLVIATLAIVQYYRVSGNRVITAITPDKYEFIATSDQVDRGVSTSQLSFANGQYILDCELKESEYPWPYCGLSIRIDPDITVGLDLSQYHTFRVNIDYHAEADSSGRLRTYLRNYNPAYSVPDNEYTHKYNGMEFSPGVDGGVIEIPIKNLQVMTWWLADNDIALEHSAPEYSNVNMVEFATASGAKLGHHRIVIRSIEFEGSYITAESLFLILLFVWVGTGTVFLISELHNSRKRMVIAEKRHHHLKNVNRALREQNFEFSEMAHRDELTGILNRHAIRDWLKMQSQHVKQGHGKLSMLYLDIDYFKSVNDKYGHQMGDHILREFSMVVGSAISPTDILVRWGGEEFIVFCPETDLGEAQRKAEKILLLVSQHLWVHGDPLTCSIGVAEMKQERVTETIARADEALYQAKHSGRNQVILSH; encoded by the coding sequence GTGAAGTGGATCCATAAGATAGTCATCTTTTTAGTTATCGCGACGCTTGCCATAGTGCAGTACTACCGTGTTAGCGGAAATCGCGTGATAACGGCAATTACACCAGACAAATATGAGTTTATTGCAACCAGTGATCAGGTCGATAGAGGCGTGAGTACGTCTCAATTATCCTTTGCTAATGGGCAGTACATTCTTGATTGTGAACTGAAAGAGTCTGAGTACCCTTGGCCTTATTGTGGCTTGTCGATTCGTATTGACCCAGACATCACGGTTGGCCTCGACCTTTCCCAGTATCACACTTTTAGAGTCAACATCGATTACCACGCGGAAGCGGACTCTAGCGGCCGTTTACGAACTTACCTACGCAATTACAACCCTGCTTATTCGGTTCCGGATAATGAGTACACGCATAAGTACAATGGCATGGAGTTTTCGCCAGGTGTCGATGGCGGCGTGATTGAAATACCGATTAAAAACCTGCAAGTGATGACATGGTGGCTTGCAGATAATGACATCGCGCTAGAGCACTCTGCTCCCGAGTATTCCAACGTAAATATGGTGGAGTTCGCGACGGCATCAGGCGCAAAACTTGGGCATCATCGCATTGTTATTCGTAGTATCGAATTTGAGGGCTCTTACATCACCGCCGAGAGCTTGTTCTTAATCTTGCTGTTTGTTTGGGTTGGTACTGGCACCGTATTCTTAATTTCAGAGTTACACAACTCGCGCAAACGTATGGTGATTGCCGAGAAAAGACATCATCATCTTAAGAACGTTAACCGAGCATTAAGAGAGCAAAACTTTGAGTTCTCGGAAATGGCGCATCGTGATGAATTGACCGGAATCCTTAACAGGCATGCGATTCGAGACTGGCTGAAGATGCAGTCACAACATGTCAAACAAGGGCACGGTAAGTTAAGCATGCTCTATCTTGATATTGATTACTTCAAGAGTGTGAACGACAAATACGGCCATCAAATGGGTGACCATATTCTAAGAGAATTTAGTATGGTGGTCGGTAGTGCAATCAGCCCGACAGATATATTGGTGAGATGGGGTGGTGAAGAGTTCATTGTTTTTTGCCCTGAGACTGATCTTGGCGAAGCGCAAAGAAAAGCTGAGAAAATTCTCCTCTTAGTTAGCCAACACCTTTGGGTTCATGGTGACCCACTGACCTGCAGCATTGGTGTTGCTGAAATGAAGCAAGAGAGGGTGACAGAGACGATTGCTCGCGCTGACGAGGCGCTCTATCAAGCTAAACATTCAGGACGCAATCAGGTGATCTTGAGCCACTAA
- a CDS encoding DUF2797 domain-containing protein, giving the protein MSLLAKGTLKKMSASLDGAVTYRLPVGEEYVELNPLIGKTINLTHTGNIFCCSCGKKTKKSYSQGHCFVCMKKLASCDMCIMKPETCHYDEGTCREPEWGEANCMVDHFVYLSNTSSLKVGITRHTQIPTRWIDQGATQGLPILKVKTRQISGLIEVELAKHIADKTNWRTLLKGDGDDMELVEKAKELLPLVEDKIQEIKAKFGDDAIEVLSENITSLSYPVEQHPVKIVSHNFDKNPEVSGVLQGIKGQYLILDTGVINIRKFGSYEVEVSA; this is encoded by the coding sequence ATGTCTTTATTAGCGAAAGGAACACTCAAGAAGATGAGTGCTTCCCTTGATGGCGCGGTAACCTACCGTTTGCCTGTAGGCGAAGAGTATGTAGAACTAAACCCTCTGATTGGTAAAACCATCAACCTCACCCACACTGGCAATATTTTTTGCTGCTCTTGTGGCAAGAAAACCAAGAAGAGTTACTCTCAAGGCCACTGCTTTGTGTGTATGAAAAAGCTAGCAAGTTGCGACATGTGCATCATGAAGCCAGAGACTTGCCACTACGATGAAGGCACCTGTCGTGAGCCTGAATGGGGCGAAGCAAACTGCATGGTTGATCACTTCGTTTACCTGTCGAACACATCAAGCCTAAAAGTAGGTATCACTCGTCACACGCAGATCCCTACCCGTTGGATTGACCAAGGCGCAACACAAGGCCTACCAATCCTTAAGGTTAAAACTCGCCAAATCTCTGGCCTGATCGAAGTTGAGTTAGCAAAACACATTGCTGATAAAACTAACTGGCGCACACTGCTGAAAGGCGATGGCGACGACATGGAACTGGTAGAGAAAGCAAAAGAGCTGCTTCCACTGGTGGAAGATAAGATCCAAGAGATCAAAGCAAAATTCGGTGACGATGCTATCGAAGTGTTGAGTGAGAACATCACTTCACTAAGCTACCCAGTTGAACAGCACCCGGTGAAGATTGTTTCGCATAACTTTGATAAGAACCCTGAAGTGTCTGGCGTGCTGCAAGGCATTAAAGGCCAATACCTAATCCTTGATACGGGCGTGATTAACATCCGTAAATTTGGTTCTTACGAAGTTGAGGTCTCTGCTTAA
- a CDS encoding sensor domain-containing diguanylate cyclase, translating to MFSINFESTYGVIIIQDMNVVSVDANYARIYGYQSPEELLANIDSFLDLIPEEFHVLAYQNYLETVSGQRDPQVHTFTNVDRNGREFTVFSIDHVTEWQGRPALQVTVIDLSPAIQLQNIVRKQDQMYRDMIMQSGQGILVHRDFKPLMVNQSWVNLQGGKSIEQVLQLDSILDLVPKQNVESIYQRYQTVMSGEPSGTSNVVENIGLDGVHRFFNIYDNAVIWEGKPAMQVVLEDVTQKVMLEKQLVHQANYDEMTDLLNRRAIYEWFREHMTSDNHLVCMLLDIDDFKSINDTYGHMVGDEVICALANITKRSVESVGGVAGRWGGEEFIVFLPNATSEMSHEISEQIRQQFNQAEFKIDEQTRFNSSVSIGMSDSLACEERMTIDALVNLTDQSLYRAKANGKNCVDGDMVAL from the coding sequence ATGTTTTCTATAAATTTCGAATCCACTTACGGTGTCATAATTATTCAAGATATGAATGTGGTTAGTGTCGATGCTAACTATGCTCGTATTTATGGTTACCAATCTCCCGAAGAATTATTGGCCAATATTGACAGCTTTCTGGATCTAATTCCTGAAGAGTTCCATGTTCTCGCCTACCAAAACTATCTTGAAACGGTTAGTGGTCAACGAGACCCACAAGTTCACACCTTTACCAATGTGGACCGAAACGGCAGAGAGTTCACGGTTTTTTCTATTGATCATGTCACAGAGTGGCAGGGAAGACCGGCGCTACAAGTGACCGTTATTGACCTTAGCCCAGCTATTCAGCTGCAGAATATTGTCCGCAAACAAGACCAAATGTATCGCGATATGATCATGCAATCGGGGCAGGGAATATTAGTACACCGAGATTTTAAACCTTTGATGGTTAACCAATCTTGGGTGAACTTACAAGGTGGCAAGTCGATAGAGCAGGTATTGCAGCTCGACTCTATTCTTGATTTGGTGCCAAAACAAAACGTAGAAAGTATTTATCAACGTTACCAGACTGTCATGTCGGGTGAGCCGTCGGGTACCAGTAATGTGGTTGAGAATATCGGCTTGGATGGTGTCCATCGATTTTTCAATATCTATGACAACGCAGTTATCTGGGAAGGTAAGCCAGCCATGCAGGTTGTGCTTGAAGATGTCACCCAGAAAGTGATGCTAGAAAAGCAGCTCGTGCATCAAGCGAATTACGATGAGATGACGGACTTACTCAATCGTCGAGCTATTTATGAGTGGTTTAGAGAACACATGACCTCTGACAATCACCTTGTGTGTATGCTGCTCGATATTGATGATTTTAAATCGATTAATGATACATACGGTCACATGGTCGGTGACGAGGTGATCTGTGCGTTGGCTAATATTACTAAGCGCAGTGTTGAGAGTGTGGGCGGTGTTGCGGGTCGCTGGGGTGGTGAAGAGTTCATCGTCTTCCTTCCAAATGCAACGTCAGAAATGTCACATGAAATCTCTGAACAAATTCGTCAACAGTTTAATCAAGCAGAGTTTAAAATCGACGAACAGACTCGATTCAATTCGAGTGTTAGTATTGGTATGAGTGATAGCCTTGCGTGTGAAGAGCGCATGACGATCGATGCTTTGGTTAACCTCACTGATCAATCTCTTTATCGCGCTAAAGCCAATGGTAAGAACTGTGTAGATGGGGATATGGTCGCGCTCTAG
- a CDS encoding LysR family transcriptional regulator produces MDSFEGINEFVAVAECHGFSAAAKQLGCSTSHVSRQVSRLEERVGVALLARSTRMVSLTESGHTYYQQCKDLVIGLQQANEQVTSQQTQLSGTLRVSAAGAFAENHVAAALMEFAKSHPDLTIEMNFNTKMVNFIEDGIDFAIRYGRLDDSGLVARKLVDRPMAAAASKAYIEQYGAPTHPEQLKQHSCIIANSDQWLFEQNGKPLNAVRVHGRWRSNNSSAVLKACEEGLGVVYLPRSSFNGGLTNGKLVPVLEEYWGSGTSSWIVYQNRRFLPQRARLAIDFLVAYFSDWDE; encoded by the coding sequence ATGGATAGCTTTGAAGGGATTAACGAATTCGTTGCGGTTGCCGAATGCCACGGTTTTTCTGCGGCCGCTAAGCAGTTAGGTTGCAGTACCAGCCATGTGAGTCGACAAGTTTCAAGGTTAGAAGAGCGAGTTGGGGTGGCTTTGCTTGCCCGTTCAACGCGCATGGTGAGCCTGACTGAGTCTGGACATACTTACTACCAACAGTGCAAAGATTTAGTTATTGGGCTACAACAAGCCAATGAGCAAGTTACGTCTCAACAAACTCAGCTTAGCGGTACATTGCGTGTTAGTGCGGCGGGCGCATTTGCCGAGAATCATGTTGCGGCAGCGCTGATGGAGTTTGCAAAGTCTCATCCAGATCTAACCATTGAAATGAACTTCAACACCAAGATGGTGAACTTTATTGAAGACGGTATCGACTTCGCGATTCGTTACGGTCGGTTAGATGACTCAGGGCTGGTGGCAAGAAAGTTGGTTGATCGCCCAATGGCAGCCGCGGCAAGCAAAGCGTATATCGAGCAATATGGCGCCCCCACTCATCCAGAACAGTTAAAACAACACAGCTGCATTATTGCCAATAGTGACCAATGGCTGTTTGAGCAAAATGGAAAGCCATTGAATGCGGTAAGAGTGCATGGTCGATGGAGAAGTAACAATTCAAGCGCGGTACTGAAAGCTTGTGAAGAGGGACTCGGCGTTGTGTACCTTCCTAGAAGTAGTTTTAATGGGGGGCTAACCAATGGCAAGCTGGTTCCTGTGCTAGAAGAGTATTGGGGCTCGGGCACAAGCAGTTGGATTGTGTATCAGAACCGACGCTTTCTGCCTCAGAGAGCACGGCTAGCGATAGACTTCTTAGTTGCTTATTTCTCTGATTGGGATGAGTAG
- a CDS encoding type 1 glutamine amidotransferase domain-containing protein produces MKKILIPVTNHATLGETDQANGTYAPELTHTLKEILAAGFEYDIASINGGKAPLYGTDIEGDTVNAEILANDDFQNRINNTIPVSQINADSYDAIFYPGGFGLLSDLASNEQFASIAAKHYEDGGVVAAVCHGPAALLPIVLSNGETLLSSKSVTGFTREEEIDFGTINDIPFLLEESLARGAARFNKVQPWQELVIVDERVITGQNPTSAHAVGVAIVEHLS; encoded by the coding sequence ATGAAAAAAATACTAATTCCAGTAACTAACCACGCGACACTTGGCGAGACAGATCAAGCGAACGGCACTTATGCTCCAGAACTTACCCACACTCTGAAAGAGATCTTGGCTGCTGGGTTCGAATACGACATCGCTTCTATAAATGGTGGCAAAGCACCTCTATACGGAACCGATATTGAAGGCGATACGGTTAATGCTGAAATCTTGGCGAATGATGACTTCCAAAACCGCATTAACAACACGATTCCAGTAAGCCAAATCAATGCAGACAGCTATGATGCGATCTTCTACCCAGGTGGTTTTGGCCTGCTTTCAGACCTAGCATCTAATGAACAATTCGCTAGCATCGCTGCCAAGCATTATGAAGACGGTGGCGTTGTCGCGGCAGTATGTCATGGCCCAGCAGCCCTGCTACCTATCGTATTGAGCAATGGCGAAACACTTCTGAGCTCTAAATCAGTGACTGGCTTTACACGTGAAGAAGAGATCGACTTTGGCACCATCAACGACATTCCATTCCTACTGGAAGAGTCGCTAGCTCGTGGGGCAGCACGTTTCAACAAGGTTCAACCTTGGCAAGAGCTTGTGATTGTTGATGAGCGAGTAATTACTGGTCAAAACCCTACAAGCGCACACGCTGTCGGTGTCGCGATTGTTGAGCACCTTTCTTAA
- a CDS encoding cysteine desulfurase-like protein, whose product MSFTLNDVRQQFSALGQYHAGKPVTFFDGPGGSQVPENVLASMTEYLGHFNSNLGGHYFSSQKTTGLMQQARESVQALLNAESSGNVVFGANMTSLTFQLSRAISRDWQAGDEVIVTALDHYSNVSSWQQAADDKGAIVRQVRVEESDCSLDMAHFESLLNEKTKLVAVTFASNTTGSIVDVEKVIELAHQYGAQVYVDAVHYAPHHLIDVQQLNCDFLACSAYKFFGPHVGIAYVAPQWLHTLKPYKVEPATNIGPGRFETGTQSFEGLAGVIAAVDYLAQFGEPTDSLRSRLEQSYALYNKHESQLSEYFLKRLGDLEGAKLYGKTEFDSNLRTPTFAITFDNHSPEFIAKKLGEHNICVWNGHFYALGLVKQLGIEEQGVVRIGCMHYNSIEEIDLLFNVLEGIVRNN is encoded by the coding sequence ATGTCCTTCACTCTTAATGATGTACGTCAGCAGTTCAGTGCGTTAGGCCAATACCATGCCGGTAAGCCGGTTACCTTTTTTGATGGCCCGGGTGGCTCTCAGGTTCCTGAAAATGTTCTTGCGTCGATGACAGAATACCTTGGTCACTTTAATTCCAACTTGGGCGGTCACTACTTTTCGAGCCAGAAGACGACAGGCTTGATGCAGCAAGCGCGAGAGTCGGTGCAAGCGTTACTGAATGCTGAATCTTCTGGCAATGTTGTGTTTGGTGCCAACATGACTTCGCTGACATTTCAGCTTAGCCGAGCGATCAGCCGCGATTGGCAAGCTGGCGATGAGGTGATTGTTACCGCGCTAGATCACTACTCGAATGTATCGAGCTGGCAACAAGCAGCAGACGATAAAGGTGCGATTGTTCGTCAAGTTCGTGTTGAGGAGTCGGATTGCAGCCTAGATATGGCACACTTTGAGTCGTTACTGAACGAGAAAACCAAACTGGTTGCCGTGACGTTTGCTTCAAATACCACTGGCTCAATTGTTGATGTGGAGAAAGTCATCGAGCTTGCACACCAATACGGCGCTCAGGTTTATGTTGACGCGGTTCACTACGCTCCTCATCACTTGATCGATGTTCAACAACTGAACTGTGATTTCTTAGCGTGTTCGGCTTACAAGTTTTTTGGCCCTCATGTTGGTATTGCTTACGTGGCGCCTCAATGGCTACATACGTTAAAACCATATAAGGTTGAGCCAGCCACTAACATCGGGCCTGGTCGTTTTGAAACAGGAACACAGAGCTTTGAAGGCCTCGCGGGCGTGATTGCTGCGGTGGATTACTTGGCACAATTTGGTGAGCCAACCGACTCATTACGTTCTCGCTTAGAGCAAAGCTACGCGCTTTACAATAAGCATGAAAGCCAGTTGAGTGAGTATTTCCTAAAACGCTTGGGCGATCTAGAAGGCGCTAAACTCTACGGTAAGACAGAGTTTGATTCGAACCTAAGGACGCCAACATTCGCTATCACCTTTGATAACCACTCTCCAGAGTTCATTGCGAAGAAGCTGGGCGAGCATAATATCTGTGTGTGGAACGGACACTTCTACGCATTAGGTTTGGTGAAGCAGTTGGGTATCGAAGAGCAGGGGGTAGTGCGTATTGGTTGTATGCATTACAACTCGATTGAAGAAATTGACTTACTGTTCAACGTGCTCGAGGGCATTGTTAGAAATAACTAA
- a CDS encoding 2OG-Fe dioxygenase family protein, with protein MLHAHENTLHITHLSNHAVKELSPSFSKLPSTEHADGQYRLRRYSVVEFSNGQVVELDKHDFVQSEDINHFQGDVVRQFEPIEAPILSSEGMQEMCELFIETNGLEDGQEIEIHQIRIAAIYEETQVAPEGVHQDGFDHIALVGVNRHNIVGGEIMLYQDSHEAPFFRKVLENGDVTMLADSKLWHNAQPIRTIDHDEMGYMDLFVLTAKDARNVLHS; from the coding sequence ATGTTACACGCTCACGAAAACACCCTACATATTACCCATCTCAGTAACCACGCGGTTAAGGAGCTGTCACCTTCTTTCTCTAAGCTACCTAGCACAGAGCACGCAGACGGACAGTACCGATTGAGAAGGTACTCTGTGGTTGAATTCAGTAATGGACAAGTCGTTGAGCTAGACAAACATGACTTCGTCCAGTCTGAAGACATCAACCACTTCCAAGGTGATGTTGTTCGTCAATTCGAGCCAATTGAAGCACCAATTCTTAGCAGCGAAGGCATGCAAGAGATGTGTGAACTGTTTATTGAAACTAACGGGCTTGAAGATGGACAAGAAATCGAAATCCACCAAATTCGTATCGCTGCCATTTATGAAGAGACACAGGTTGCGCCAGAAGGCGTGCACCAAGATGGCTTCGACCACATTGCCCTAGTTGGCGTGAACCGTCACAACATTGTTGGTGGCGAAATCATGCTGTACCAAGATTCTCATGAAGCGCCGTTCTTTAGAAAAGTTCTTGAAAATGGTGATGTTACAATGCTTGCAGACAGTAAGCTGTGGCACAACGCACAACCAATTCGCACCATAGACCACGATGAGATGGGCTACATGGATTTGTTTGTGCTAACGGCTAAGGATGCGCGCAATGTCCTTCACTCTTAA
- a CDS encoding Ldh family oxidoreductase encodes MKKIAIELLQSMVKKIFVDAQLSDKQASELTEQLLYSEQHGMTSNGLVRVKWIIDQLHKYLKKSPIQLLINEMTELYDAIGVLGYAVLNEIVKQQGSAKSKKITSSL; translated from the coding sequence ATGAAGAAAATAGCCATAGAGCTATTACAAAGCATGGTCAAAAAAATATTTGTTGACGCGCAGCTTTCAGATAAACAAGCAAGCGAATTAACAGAGCAATTGCTTTATTCTGAGCAACACGGTATGACTTCTAACGGTTTGGTTAGAGTTAAGTGGATAATCGACCAATTACATAAATACCTAAAAAAATCGCCAATACAGCTGTTGATAAACGAGATGACAGAACTATATGACGCAATTGGTGTGCTAGGTTATGCTGTTTTGAACGAAATCGTTAAGCAACAAGGATCTGCTAAAAGTAAAAAAATAACATCGAGCCTGTAA
- a CDS encoding IS256 family transposase produces MDKKALEAFAREAAKSIKTPSDLDDFRKMLTKVTVETALNAELDDHLGYEKHSPTNDSNSRNGYSSKRLITDDGEIQLEIPRDRDASFEPKLVRKHQTRFQSMDDKILSLYAKGMTTREIVATFKEMYDADISASLISKVTDAVLEQVVEWQARPLDSVYPVVYLDCIVVKVRQNKQVINKAIYLALGVNMEGQKELLGMWMSETEGAKFWLSVLTELQNRGVNDILIACVDGLKGFPDAINAVYPKTQIQLCIVHMVRNSMKYVPWKDYKTITADLKEIYQATTEDEALLALEHFGDKWDEKYPQISRSWTAHWDNLNTLFSYPQDIRRAIYTTNAIESLNSVIRKATKKRKLFPTDESAKKVVYLAIMDASKRWTMPIHHWKQALNRFMIMFEDRLTEYL; encoded by the coding sequence ATGGATAAGAAAGCTTTAGAAGCCTTCGCTCGCGAAGCCGCTAAGTCAATTAAGACTCCTTCGGATCTTGATGACTTCAGGAAAATGTTAACCAAGGTGACGGTTGAGACAGCTTTAAATGCTGAACTTGATGATCACCTTGGCTACGAAAAACACTCACCGACCAACGATAGTAACAGTCGAAATGGCTACTCATCTAAACGCCTAATTACTGACGATGGTGAGATCCAACTAGAAATCCCTCGTGACCGTGACGCGTCCTTTGAACCCAAGCTCGTTCGTAAGCATCAAACTCGATTCCAATCGATGGACGACAAGATCTTAAGCTTGTATGCCAAAGGAATGACTACCCGAGAAATCGTCGCAACCTTCAAAGAAATGTACGATGCTGATATCTCCGCCAGTCTAATATCTAAAGTCACTGATGCTGTTTTAGAACAAGTTGTTGAGTGGCAAGCCCGCCCTCTTGATTCGGTTTATCCCGTCGTTTACCTAGACTGCATTGTTGTGAAGGTGCGCCAAAATAAGCAAGTCATCAACAAAGCCATTTACCTTGCTCTCGGTGTCAATATGGAAGGTCAGAAAGAACTTCTTGGGATGTGGATGTCCGAAACTGAAGGGGCGAAGTTCTGGCTCAGTGTACTTACCGAACTTCAAAATCGTGGTGTAAATGATATCCTCATCGCTTGTGTTGATGGCCTCAAGGGCTTTCCTGATGCCATCAATGCCGTTTATCCAAAAACTCAAATCCAGCTCTGTATCGTACACATGGTACGAAACTCAATGAAATACGTTCCGTGGAAAGATTACAAGACTATTACCGCAGACTTAAAGGAAATCTATCAAGCTACGACTGAAGATGAAGCTCTGTTGGCGCTAGAGCACTTTGGTGATAAATGGGATGAAAAGTACCCTCAAATCAGCCGCTCGTGGACGGCTCATTGGGATAACCTCAACACTCTGTTCAGCTATCCTCAAGATATCCGCAGAGCTATCTACACGACCAATGCGATAGAATCACTAAATAGCGTCATCAGGAAAGCGACCAAGAAACGTAAGCTGTTCCCGACAGATGAATCCGCCAAAAAGGTGGTGTACCTGGCGATTATGGATGCTTCCAAGAGGTGGACAATGCCAATTCATCACTGGAAGCAAGCGCTAAACCGTTTTATGATTATGTTCGAAGATCGATTAACTGAATACTTGTAA
- a CDS encoding MarR family winged helix-turn-helix transcriptional regulator — protein MFKHELPSDSVGLQLWGAYNKWHSEVMKLLKPLNINHTQFVILASILWCNKNKNETTQTEVVNITGLDKMTLSKSMKALVANDLITKDKGVRDSRSFSLRLTKPGEALAINAIAQVEELDQLYFESLKGERGRFISLLAGLKSP, from the coding sequence ATGTTTAAGCATGAACTTCCATCGGACAGCGTAGGACTACAGCTCTGGGGGGCTTATAATAAATGGCATTCAGAGGTAATGAAACTCCTTAAGCCGTTAAACATCAACCATACTCAGTTCGTTATACTCGCTTCGATACTATGGTGTAACAAGAACAAAAACGAAACCACGCAAACAGAAGTAGTCAATATTACAGGCTTGGATAAGATGACATTATCAAAGTCGATGAAAGCGCTGGTTGCGAATGATCTTATCACCAAAGATAAAGGTGTTAGAGACTCACGAAGCTTTTCTCTGAGACTCACGAAACCTGGGGAAGCTCTAGCAATAAACGCAATAGCGCAGGTGGAAGAGTTAGACCAACTATATTTCGAAAGCTTAAAGGGCGAAAGAGGACGATTTATTTCCCTGTTAGCAGGCCTTAAGAGCCCTTGA
- a CDS encoding SRPBCC family protein has product MGKVIFEERICIEASPQDIYSLYVDVENWNQWDKEVVYSRLLGVFEVGVKGVIKPTNGPKSKIVITDATPNKSFTVMSKLPFCLLSFEHQLQAKGEITEVTHRVKFSGLTSFLFGKVVGKKIYDGLPSTLEGLKKRAENNV; this is encoded by the coding sequence ATGGGAAAAGTGATTTTTGAAGAACGTATTTGTATTGAAGCATCACCTCAAGACATATATTCGCTATATGTCGATGTAGAAAACTGGAATCAATGGGATAAAGAAGTGGTCTACTCTCGTCTACTGGGGGTATTCGAGGTTGGTGTGAAAGGCGTTATAAAGCCGACTAATGGGCCTAAATCAAAGATAGTCATTACGGATGCTACACCAAATAAGAGCTTTACTGTCATGAGCAAACTGCCATTCTGCCTTCTATCATTTGAGCACCAGTTACAGGCTAAAGGAGAAATAACGGAGGTAACTCATAGGGTTAAGTTTTCGGGGTTAACCAGTTTTTTGTTTGGGAAAGTCGTAGGAAAGAAAATTTATGATGGACTACCGTCTACTCTTGAAGGATTAAAAAAAAGGGCAGAGAACAATGTTTAA
- the trxB gene encoding thioredoxin-disulfide reductase, which yields MSDVKHCNLLILGSGPAGYTAAVYAARANLNPVLVTGMQQGGQLTTTTEVENWPGDAEGLTGPALMDRMKEHAERFETEILFDHINEVDLSNRPFRLKGDSGEYTCDALIISTGASAKYLGLESEEAFKGRGVSACATCDGFFYRNQKVAVVGGGNTAVEEALYLSNIASEVHLIHRRDTFRAEKILVKRLMDKVENGNIVLHTDRTLDEVLGDDMGVTGVRIKDTQSDKTEDIDVMGAFIAIGHQPNTEIFKGQVDMKDDYIIVQSGLEGNATQTSIPGVFAAGDVMDHNYRQAITSAGTGCMAALDAERFLDGLNDK from the coding sequence ATGAGCGACGTAAAGCACTGTAATTTATTGATTCTTGGTTCTGGCCCTGCTGGCTATACAGCTGCAGTTTACGCTGCTCGTGCAAACCTAAACCCAGTTCTGGTTACTGGTATGCAGCAAGGTGGTCAGCTTACAACCACAACAGAAGTGGAAAACTGGCCGGGTGATGCTGAAGGTTTAACAGGCCCAGCACTGATGGATCGCATGAAAGAGCACGCAGAGCGCTTTGAAACAGAGATCCTGTTCGACCACATTAACGAAGTAGACCTATCAAACCGCCCTTTCCGTCTTAAAGGCGATTCTGGCGAGTACACTTGTGATGCGTTGATCATCTCAACAGGTGCATCAGCTAAGTACCTAGGTTTAGAGTCTGAAGAAGCATTCAAAGGCCGCGGCGTGTCTGCTTGTGCAACGTGTGACGGTTTCTTCTACCGCAACCAGAAAGTAGCGGTTGTTGGTGGTGGTAACACAGCAGTTGAAGAAGCTCTTTACCTATCTAACATCGCGTCTGAAGTTCACCTGATTCACCGTCGTGACACGTTCCGCGCTGAAAAGATTCTTGTTAAGCGTTTAATGGACAAAGTAGAGAACGGCAACATTGTTCTTCACACTGACCGCACGCTAGACGAAGTTCTTGGCGACGATATGGGCGTAACAGGCGTTCGCATTAAAGATACTCAATCTGACAAGACAGAAGATATCGACGTAATGGGTGCGTTCATCGCTATCGGTCACCAACCGAACACTGAAATCTTCAAAGGCCAAGTAGATATGAAAGATGACTACATCATCGTTCAATCTGGTCTTGAAGGTAACGCAACACAAACCAGCATCCCTGGCGTATTCGCTGCAGGTGACGTTATGGACCACAACTACCGCCAAGCGATCACTTCTGCTGGTACAGGTTGTATGGCTGCTCTGGATGCTGAACGCTTCCTAGATGGCCTTAACGATAAGTAA